The genomic region TCGACGCGGTCCAGGAAGTTTTCGAGCTGGAACCGACGCAGATCGAGCCCGCGCCCCGGATCGGGACGCGGTTGCGGACCGAATTCCTTAAAGGGATGGGGAAGCGGGAAAACCGCTTCATCATGATCCTCGACATCGACCGGGTCTTCACCGTCGAAGAGCTTTCCATCGTCCAGGGGACATCGGCCTCGGAAGTCGAGTCGGCCTGACATTGGCATTCACGTACTTCTTCCGCGATTACCACACGCTGAACCACGCCGTATCCTCGGTCGTCCCGTACGCTTCGGGGCGACCGAGGATACGGGTCTGGGATGCCGGCTGCGCCCACGGGCCGGAGCCGTACACGCTCGCGATCGCCTTCGCCGAATCGATGGGGCGCTTCGCTTTCCGGAACCTCCGGATCGACGCGACCGACCTCGACGGCAGCAACCTGTTCGGGGACATCATCCGGGAAGGCGTCTACCCGCTGGAGGAGCTGCAGCGGATCCCGTCCGACCTGTTCGGGAAATACTTCGCCGCGGGGCCATCCGAGGGGACGTTCCGGATCTCGGACGAGATCAGGGGACGGCTGTCGTACCGGCGGCACGACCTGCTGTCGCTTTCCCCGCCGGGCGAGGAGTACAGCCTCGTCCTCTGCAAGAACGTGCTGCTGCACCTGCAGCCCGCCGAACGGATCGAGGTGATCCGGATGTTCCATCGGGCGCTGGCGCCCGGCGGCTTCTTCGCGACGGAACAGACCCCAAAAATACCGGAAGGGCTCGACGGCTTGTTCGAACAGGTCACGCCCGACGCGCAGCTCTTCCGGAAACGGCTGTCATGAAAGTCCACCCGCTTCGGTCCAACCCCGCGATTTACAGCTGCAACGCCTATCTCGTGACCGGCGACTGGAAACGGATCGAGGATGTGAATACGCTCGTCGACATCGGGACCGACGCCTATGTGCTCGAAGAAATCGGCGCGATACCGACGGGAATCGGAAAAACGCCGGTCGAACAGGTGGTGCTGACCCACCATCATTTCGACCACGCGGGGGGGCTTGGCGAGATCCGGGAGCGGTACAACCCGGTCGTCCGGTCCTGGTCCGATCGCCTTTCCGGCGAATCCGCGCCGCTCGGGGACGGGGAGATGATAAGGCTGGGCGACCGGGAATGCGAGGTCCTCCACGTGCCCGGCCACTCGCAGGATTCCATCTGCATCTATTGCGAAGCGGAGCGCTTCCTGTTCTCGGGCGATACCCCGGTCCGGGTCTTGTCTCCAGGCGGGAGTTACACCGACCGATACCTCCAGGCGATCGAACGTCTGGCCAAGCTCCCGATCGACGTCATCTACCCGGGGCACGATGCGCCCATCACTGGAAACGTATCGGAAATCATCCGGACCACGCTTCGGAACGCGACGGCCGGTAACTGATGGGGATCATGCCGGCGGCTGGGCCCGTCAT from Candidatus Deferrimicrobiaceae bacterium harbors:
- a CDS encoding MBL fold metallo-hydrolase — encoded protein: MKVHPLRSNPAIYSCNAYLVTGDWKRIEDVNTLVDIGTDAYVLEEIGAIPTGIGKTPVEQVVLTHHHFDHAGGLGEIRERYNPVVRSWSDRLSGESAPLGDGEMIRLGDRECEVLHVPGHSQDSICIYCEAERFLFSGDTPVRVLSPGGSYTDRYLQAIERLAKLPIDVIYPGHDAPITGNVSEIIRTTLRNATAGN
- a CDS encoding CheR family methyltransferase; translation: MAFTYFFRDYHTLNHAVSSVVPYASGRPRIRVWDAGCAHGPEPYTLAIAFAESMGRFAFRNLRIDATDLDGSNLFGDIIREGVYPLEELQRIPSDLFGKYFAAGPSEGTFRISDEIRGRLSYRRHDLLSLSPPGEEYSLVLCKNVLLHLQPAERIEVIRMFHRALAPGGFFATEQTPKIPEGLDGLFEQVTPDAQLFRKRLS